The sequence below is a genomic window from bacterium.
GCCGGGTGGCTAAGGAAGTTCCATAAGCCCGTGCTCTGCCTCTTGAACAAGATCGACCAGGTGCCCGCCGGACGGGTGCAGGAATTGACGGGCAAGATCAAGGGGGAGCTGAACGGCGACTGGCTGGTCTTTCCCATCTGCGCCCTGTCGGGGAAAGGCGTCGAGAAGGTCGTCGCCCAACTCAAAAAGTTCCTGCCAAAACAGGAACCGCTCTTCCCGGAGGATGATCTGACCGACAAGACGGTCCGGGAGCTGGCCGCCGAGATGATCCGGGAACAATGTTTCCTCCAATTGCGGCAGGAGATCCCCTACGGTGTGGCGGTGTTGATCGATAAATTCGAGGAGCGGGAAGCGCCCCAACCCGTCCTCATCCAGGCCACAATTTTCGTGGAAAAAGACAGCCAAAAAGGTATCGTCATAGGCGCCGGCGGCGGCCAATTGAAGGCCCTGGGCTCCGCCGCCCGGGAACGCATCGAGGACCTCCTGGGTCAAAAGGTCTTCTTGCAGCTTTGGGTGAAGGTGCTGAAGGATTGGCGCAAGGACGAAAAGGTGCTC
It includes:
- the era gene encoding GTPase Era, with product MASELICGAVAILGRPNVGKSTFLNGVLKQRLAIVSPKPQTTRGSMAGIFQDAEAQIVLYDTPGIHQPKNDLSHFMLRQVEESLEGADAALFLVDAKEGLTDEDHLVAGWLRKFHKPVLCLLNKIDQVPAGRVQELTGKIKGELNGDWLVFPICALSGKGVEKVVAQLKKFLPKQEPLFPEDDLTDKTVRELAAEMIREQCFLQLRQEIPYGVAVLIDKFEEREAPQPVLIQATIFVEKDSQKGIVIGAGGGQLKALGSAARERIEDLLGQKVFLQLWVKVLKDWRKDEKVLKKLGYPVPKRK